One window of Aspergillus oryzae RIB40 DNA, chromosome 3 genomic DNA carries:
- the sec31 gene encoding putative protein transport protein (SEC31) (vesicle coat complex COPII, subunit SEC31), translated as MVRLREIPRTATFAWSPGAASPLIATGTRAGAVDVDFSNETCLELWDLGLDRQSTGEELQPIAKFDTDSGFNDLAWTPSEDNTRGIIAGALESGSLDLWDADKLINGSSDDAVISRTSKHSGAIKALQFNPRHSNLLATGGAKGEVFDQIRILYISDLNNVANPYRLGTAARADDIECLDWNKKVAHILVTGSSAGFVTVWDVKTKKESLTLNNMGRKAVSAVAWDPEKVRCFCPSPWNLPTKLVTATPLESDPMIYVWDLRNSHAPERVLKGHESGVLSLSWCSHDPDLLLSSGKDNRTLCWNPQTGHAYGEFPVVTNWTFQTRWNPHNPNFFATASFDGKIAVQTVQNTSTDTAQAIADQNQALDGEDFFAKAQTQPQVSSFSLPKAPKWLERPCGATFGFGGRVVSVNLVEKGQRASKIKITPFEVDEAVGQSTETFENALKEGDLRSICETRAANAATEEEKADWKVIQALISENPRKGLAEYLGFQDQSADEAADKLANLGLGKEETNGESPKESRGPGAKKHKRLQSMFDASPEADNFLSDLAASKGAKTNNPFHIFNGSETEADKGITRALLLGDFEKALDVSLKEDRLSDAFMIAICGGQKCIAKAQEHYFSKQTESPNYVRLLASIVGKNLWDVVYNADLSNWKEVMAALCTFAEEKEFADLCDALGDRLEEQIRASDDKSLRKDASFCFLAGSKLEKVVAIWIEELRENEQKALETAANDTSFSIHVRALQGLIEKVTIFRQVTKFQDTERTKESDWKLSNLYDKYIEYADVVATHGRLQVAQKYLDLVPEKHPEAEVARNRIKLATRQPTAQKTQQTTTGRGTPLNKPLPTTNAYQPQRTFSPVATAAAPSPYAPPAPTTNAYAPPAAATNPYAPPAAATNPYAPPAPASNPYAPPGAAAPPQPTNPYAPASGGSYAPTGYQPTPAPSYGAKPLGGSVPPPPRASNQSPATVTTYTTATNLPAWNDLPEGFAKAPTPRRGTPAGAAAPISSPFPNQSPSIAQGPPPPGAPPTQRTPSVPPPPKGTAPPPRVTSPPSAIPPGPTPPPNPYASLPQSPPQLNPGTMGVPAPIPRGPSPYNAPPSMPPPTNRYAPSPAAQAANPQLQARGPVPPPPQAAASPYAPQPPAASQYAPSTPPLQQGPPPASTSRPGTASSQKVTPAPATPKYPPGDRSHIPEDAMPIYEILSADMQRIKGRAPTSFKQQVEDADRRLNLLFDHLNNGDLLKPNTVSDMADLARAIQARDYEAARAIHVDILTNRTDECGQWMVGVKRLISMSKATP; from the exons ATGGTTCGTCTGAGGGAGATTCCCCGGACGGCCACATTTGCCTGGTCTCCCGGTGCAGCATCGCCATTGATTGCTACCGGTACTCGGGCCGGCGCAGTCGACGTTGACTTCTCCAATGAAACATGTCTCGAGCTGTGGGACCTGGGCCTGGACCGTCAGAGCACCGGCGAAGAGTTGCAGCCGATCGCGAAGTTTGACACCGACTCCGG TTTCAATGACCTAGCGTGGACCCCATCCGAGGACAACACACGGGGAATAATAGCTGGTGCTTTGGAAAGCGGGTCGCTGGACTTGTGGGATGCCGATAAGCTGATCAATGGATCGAG TGACGACGCCGTGATCTCGAGGACCTCCAAACACTCGGGCGCCATCAAGGCCCTCCAATTCAACCCCAGACATTCCAATTTGTTGGCCACCGGTGGCGCAAAAGGAGAGGTATTTGACCAAATCAGGATT CTCTACATCTCCGATCTGAACAATGTCGCAAACCCATACAGACTCGGTACCGCTGCCCGTGCGGATGATATTGAGTGTTTGGATTGGAATAAAAAGGTTGCACATATCTTGGTTACCGGTAGCAGTGCAGGATTTGTCACTGTTTGGGATgtcaagacgaagaaggagagTTTGACTCTCAACAATATGGGTCGTAAAGCTGTCAGCGCCGTTGCTTGGGATCCTGAGAAGGTGAGATGCTTCTGTCCATCACCCTGGAATCTA CCTACGAAACTCGTTACGGCGACACCATTGGAGTCGGACCCCATGATCTATGTTTGGGATCTCCGCAATTCCCATGCTCCAGAAAGG GTCCTCAAAGGTCACGAATCCGGTGTCTTATCGCTTTCATGGTGTAGCCACGATCccgatctgcttctttcttctggaaaggACAATCGCACGCTCTGCTGGAACCCACAAACAGGTCACGCCTATGGCGAATTCCCGGTCGTCACAAACTGGACTTTCCAGACTCGTTGGAACCCCCACAACcccaacttcttcgccaCAGCATCGTTCGATGGCAAGATCGCGGTCCAGACTGTTCAGAACACCAGCACTGACACTGCTCAGGCCATCGCAGACCAGAACCAAGCACTTGATGGGGAGGACTTCTTTGCAAAGGCACAGACCCAGCCGCAGGTCTCGAGCTTTTCATTGCCCAAGGCTCCTAAGTGGCTTGAGAGACCATGTGGCGCCACTTTTGGTTTCGGAGGCAGAGTTGTTTCTGTCAACTTAGTGGAGAAGGGCCAACGTGCCTCCAAGATTAAGATCACCCCGTTCGAAGTAGATGAGGCTGTTGGTCAGTCTACTGAGACTTTTGAGAATGCTCTCAAGGAGGGCGATCTTCGAAGCATTTGCGAAACCAGAGCCGCAAACGCTGCcaccgaggaagagaaagctgaCTGGAAGGTCATCCAGGCTTTGATCTCTGAGAATCCCCGTAAAGGACTTGCCGAATATCTTGGATTCCAGGACCAATCTGCTGATGAGGCTGCTGATAAGCTGGCTAACCTTGGCTTGGGTAAGGAGGAAACTAATGGAGAGTCGCCTAAAGAATCCCGCGGGCCGGGGGCGAAGAAGCACAAACGCCTGCAATCAATGTTCGATGCGAGCCCTGAAGCAGACAACTTCTTGTCGGACCTGGCTGCATCGAAGGGAGCTAAGACCAACAACCCATTCCATATCTTCAATGGCTCCGAGACGGAAGCAGACAAGGGCATCACGAGAGCATTACTCCTCGGTGACTTTGAGAAGGCACTGGATGTCTCTCTCAAGGAAGATCGCTTGTCCGATGCTTTTATGATTGCTATCTGCGGAGGTCAGAAGTGCATCGCAAAGGCACAGGAGCACTATTTCTCCAAACAGACAGAGAGTCCCAACTATGTTCGCCTGTTGGCATCCATTGTTGGCAAGAATCTCTGGGATGTTGTGTACAACGCGGATTTGTCTAACTGGAAGGAAGTTATGGCTGCGCTGTGCACCTTTgccgaagaaaaggaattTGCTGATCTTTGTGACGCTCTCGGTGACCGGTTAGAGGAACAGATTCGGGCTTCGGACGACAAGAGCCTTCGCAAAGATGCTtcgttctgcttcttggctgGCTCTaagctggagaaggttgTCGCGATTTGGATCGAGGAGCTGCGCGAGAATGAGCAGAAGGCCCTTGAAACAGCTGCGAACGACACCTCTTTCTCGATCCATGTTCGTGCTTTGCAGGGGCTGATCGAGAAGGTGACAATCTTCCGCCAGGTCACTAAGTTCCAGGACACGGAGCGTACCAAAGAGTCTGACTGGAAGCTCAGCAACTTGTACGACAAGTATATTGAATATGCTGATGTGGTTGCTACCCATGGAAGACTACAGGTCGCCCAGAAGTATTTGGACCTTGTTCCGGAGAAGCACCCCGAGGCCGAGGTTGCAAGGAATCGTATCAAGCTGGCGACGAGGCAACCAACTGCTCAGAAGACACAGCAAACGACTACTGGTCGTGGAACGCCACTGAACAAGCCTCTCCCAACTACCAACGCTTACCAGCCTCAACGAACATTCTCTCCTGTTGCGACAGCCGCAGCTCCGAGCCCGTACGCTCCCCCTGCTCCTACTACCAATGCGTACGCCCCTCCAGCTGCTGCTACCAATCCATACGCTCCCCCGGCTGCTGCTACCAATCCGTACGCACCTCCGGCCCCTGCTTCGAATCCTTACGCCCCGCCTGGTGCTGCTGCCCCACCACAGCCAACGAACCCATATGCGCCGGCTTCTGGAGGCAGCTATGCTCCTACAGGATACCAGCCCACGCCAGCACCGTCTTACGGTGCTAAACCCCTAGGTGGCTCggtgcctcctccaccacgTGCGTCGAATCAATCCCCAGCCACTGTTACCACGTACACTACAGCTACCAACCTCCCTGCTTGGAACGATCTTCCCGAAGGCTTCGCGAAGGCTCCGACACCCCGGAGAGGAACTCCCGCCGGAGCTGCTGCACCTATCAGCTCGCCGTTCCCGAACCAGTCCCCGTCAATCGCTCAGGGACCTCCACCACCCGGAGCTCCACCTACTCAGCGGACACCCTCAGTTCCCCCTCCGCCAAAGGGCACTGCTCCACCTCCCCGGGTGACTTCTCCACCATCTGCTATCCCCCCAGGACCTACCCCGCCTCCAAACCCTTATGCATCCTtgcctcaatctcctcctcagctaAACCCCGGCACCATGGGGGTTCCGGCGCCGATTCCACGTGGCCCGTCTCCTTACAACGCTCCGCCGTCTATGCCTCCCCCAACTAACCGATACGCTCCGAGCCCAGCAGCGCAAGCGGCAAACCCACAGCTCCAGGCACGGGGCCCTgttcctccacctccgcagGCAGCTGCCTCACCATATGCCCCCCAGCCTCCGGCGGCGAGCCAGTATGCTCCCAGTACACCACCATTGCAGCAGGGACCGCCTCCAGCCTCAACCTCTAGGCCCGGGACAGCTTCTTCACAGAAGGTGACTCCAGCTCCTGCGACTCCCAAGTATC CACCTGGTGATCGTTCCCATATTCCTGAAGACGCAATGCCTATCTATGAGATCCTTTCGGCGGATATGCAGCGCATCAAGGGCCGTGCGCCTACATCATTCAAGCAACaagttgaagatgctgaCCGGCGGTTGAACCTTCTGTTCGATCACCTGAACAATGGAGATCTGCTCAAACCAAACACCGTTTCTGACATGGCAGACTTGGCCCGTGCAATTCAGGCGCGTGATTACGAGGCAGCACGTGCTATCCACGTGGATATCCTGACAAATAGGACTGATGAGTGTGGTCAATGGATG GTTGGTGTGAAACGTCTCATCAGCATGAGCAAGGCTACCCCATAA